A portion of the uncultured Bacteroides sp. genome contains these proteins:
- a CDS encoding DUF4252 domain-containing protein → MKKLLPVLFMFFFFTGLLFSCSNTDNLGIPYTPITVKQDLFNLSAKADSSTYIEATVGASVQSINVLANNKDTTIHNTFYMKAYENALVNTYHDTIVSDWYKIMRTKDDPATFRVYVGKNKTNQVRKLILTLNGVATTPAKVTIKQEP, encoded by the coding sequence ATGAAAAAACTTCTACCTGTTTTATTTATGTTTTTCTTCTTTACTGGGCTACTATTCAGTTGCAGTAATACTGATAATCTTGGTATACCGTACACTCCTATTACAGTAAAACAAGATTTGTTCAATTTGAGTGCGAAAGCAGACAGCTCCACATACATAGAAGCTACTGTCGGCGCTAGTGTGCAAAGTATAAACGTCCTTGCAAATAACAAAGACACTACGATTCATAATACTTTCTACATGAAGGCTTACGAGAATGCTTTGGTAAACACTTACCATGATACAATCGTTTCGGATTGGTATAAAATTATGAGAACCAAAGATGATCCGGCTACATTTAGAGTATACGTAGGAAAGAATAAGACAAATCAAGTGCGCAAGTTAATTTTAACCCTTAACGGTGTGGCTACCACTCCCGCAAAAGTAACAATAAAACAAGAGCCTTAA
- a CDS encoding HAD family hydrolase — MKKLIIFDLDGTLLNTIADLANSTNHALRKLGYPTHEVEAYNFMVGNGVNKLFERALPEGEKTETNISRVRAEFMPHYDLHNADESRPYPGILELLKQLQAEGKMIAVASNKYQAATQKLVDRYFSETPFIAVFGQREGIKVKPDPTIVLDILKIANVEPQEVLYVGDSGVDMQTARNSGVSACGVTWGFRPRNELEAFQPDYIIDQAMNILSLV; from the coding sequence ATGAAGAAACTTATCATATTCGATTTAGATGGAACGCTATTAAACACCATCGCCGATTTAGCGAACAGTACCAATCATGCGCTGCGAAAGCTCGGATATCCCACGCATGAGGTAGAAGCTTATAACTTCATGGTAGGTAACGGAGTCAATAAATTATTCGAAAGAGCTTTACCTGAAGGAGAAAAAACAGAAACCAATATTTCTCGGGTACGGGCAGAGTTTATGCCCCATTATGATCTGCACAATGCCGATGAAAGTCGTCCATATCCGGGCATACTTGAGCTTCTTAAGCAGTTACAAGCAGAAGGAAAGATGATAGCGGTGGCATCAAACAAGTATCAGGCTGCTACACAAAAACTAGTAGATCGATATTTCTCAGAAACGCCATTTATAGCTGTATTCGGACAGCGAGAAGGCATTAAGGTGAAACCCGATCCAACCATTGTTCTCGACATCCTTAAGATTGCTAATGTGGAACCCCAGGAAGTACTTTATGTGGGAGATTCAGGAGTGGATATGCAAACAGCCCGAAACAGTGGAGTAAGTGCTTGCGGAGTGACTTGGGGATTCAGACCCCGCAATGAATTGGAAGCTTTTCAACCAGACTATATTATAGACCAAGCAATGAATATTTTATCTCTCGTTTAA
- a CDS encoding DUF1349 domain-containing protein: MLLALLTTSNAMAQRLDKMQWFNEPEGWEIKNPTTFVMQVPAKTDYWRITHYGFTVDDAPFYYATYGGEFEVKVKITGNYKTLYDQMGLMLRTDHKNWIKTGVEFVNGKQNVSTVVTHNTSDWSVVELEKAPKSVWIKAVRRLDAVEVFYSFDDKEYKVIRTCYLEDNCPVQVGIMGASPDGDGFEAIFENFKVTPLPDLRRLNWAKKQQ; encoded by the coding sequence ATGCTGCTGGCACTATTAACAACAAGTAACGCTATGGCGCAACGTCTTGACAAAATGCAATGGTTCAACGAACCCGAAGGCTGGGAAATTAAAAATCCGACCACATTCGTGATGCAGGTTCCTGCAAAAACAGACTATTGGCGAATCACCCACTATGGCTTTACTGTGGATGACGCCCCGTTTTACTATGCCACTTACGGCGGCGAGTTTGAGGTAAAGGTTAAAATCACAGGCAATTACAAAACCCTTTATGACCAGATGGGGCTAATGCTTCGCACCGATCACAAAAACTGGATTAAAACAGGAGTCGAATTTGTCAATGGCAAACAAAACGTAAGCACCGTTGTAACGCACAATACCTCCGACTGGAGTGTAGTAGAGCTTGAGAAAGCTCCAAAGTCAGTTTGGATTAAAGCCGTGCGCCGCCTCGATGCGGTAGAGGTTTTCTATTCGTTTGATGACAAAGAGTACAAGGTGATTCGTACTTGCTACTTGGAGGATAACTGTCCCGTTCAGGTTGGCATTATGGGAGCATCACCCGACGGAGATGGCTTTGAGGCTATTTTCGAGAACTTCAAAGTAACTCCGCTGCCCGACCTTCGCCGTTTGAATTGGGCAAAGAAGCAGCAATAA
- a CDS encoding helix-turn-helix transcriptional regulator, which produces MKQFADLENNLLGQQFQSEDSSAKVEEYKSIARMYASQENSIAVLSDLKSNCSYIYNGALAKALGLSEDASAQEIETIWEEEIYSRVHSDDLAARHLLELHFFHLLRKTPIGQRSNFRTHSIIRMRNSGGEYIPVLHRTFYLQSTSNGSLWLALCLYNFATDIDIRQGFGGIIQNTATGEILRPDSELVEEILSLRERQVLALIERGLSSKEIAVRLGISKNTVDRHRQNIMEKLCVNNSIEAIKVAKALKVNF; this is translated from the coding sequence ATGAAACAGTTTGCCGACCTCGAAAATAATTTGCTTGGGCAACAATTCCAATCGGAGGATTCTTCTGCTAAAGTTGAAGAGTATAAGTCGATTGCCCGAATGTACGCCTCACAAGAGAACTCTATCGCTGTGTTGAGCGACCTCAAAAGCAATTGCAGCTACATCTATAACGGAGCATTGGCAAAGGCGTTGGGGCTGTCCGAAGATGCTTCGGCTCAGGAGATAGAGACTATCTGGGAGGAGGAGATATATTCGAGAGTGCATTCTGACGACCTTGCGGCACGCCACCTGCTTGAGCTTCACTTTTTCCATCTTCTCAGGAAAACGCCAATTGGCCAGCGTTCAAATTTTCGCACTCACAGCATTATCAGAATGAGAAACAGTGGCGGTGAGTATATCCCTGTGTTGCACCGTACCTTTTACCTACAAAGTACCTCGAACGGTTCGCTGTGGCTGGCACTCTGCCTCTATAATTTTGCCACGGACATTGACATTCGGCAAGGGTTTGGCGGCATCATTCAAAATACGGCAACTGGCGAGATACTCCGTCCCGACAGTGAGTTGGTCGAGGAGATACTATCTCTTCGCGAACGTCAGGTTTTGGCACTCATTGAACGGGGGTTATCGAGCAAAGAGATCGCTGTTCGGCTTGGAATCAGCAAAAATACCGTCGACCGACATCGCCAGAATATTATGGAGAAATTGTGCGTAAATAACTCTATCGAAGCAATAAAAGTGGCCAAGGCTCTCAAGGTCAATTTTTAG